The Acidobacteriota bacterium genome window below encodes:
- the ybgF gene encoding tol-pal system protein YbgF, translated as MKRRVFIIVLFALMMAVGCASSRLEKLEVDIDHLKKEIRSLNRSEADLINETKRLRLKVAELEQRLERERSDRKKLEEELFQLNLRLDEMVKEISPPREEKLPPLPERKKTPKEVYDSAYRLFSSGRYEEAERGFVDFLKRFPESDLSDNAQYWIGEIYYLRRDFRRAIKEFSKVINAYPFANKVPDAYFKLGLCHYNLRNYQQAKKFFEHTVRLFPHSEAASRAKRMLQKLKERK; from the coding sequence TCATTATTGTCCTTTTTGCACTTATGATGGCGGTAGGGTGTGCCTCGAGCAGGTTGGAGAAGCTCGAGGTAGATATCGATCATCTTAAAAAGGAGATAAGAAGCCTCAATAGGAGTGAAGCTGATTTAATCAATGAGACCAAGAGATTACGGCTCAAAGTGGCGGAGCTTGAGCAGAGGTTGGAACGGGAGAGAAGCGATAGGAAGAAATTAGAGGAGGAGCTTTTTCAGTTAAATCTTAGATTGGACGAGATGGTTAAGGAGATTTCCCCTCCCAGGGAGGAGAAATTGCCCCCCCTACCGGAGAGGAAGAAGACGCCGAAGGAGGTATACGACTCTGCTTATCGTCTTTTTTCCTCCGGGAGGTACGAAGAGGCGGAGAGGGGTTTCGTTGATTTCCTTAAGAGATTTCCCGAATCCGATCTTAGCGATAACGCCCAATACTGGATCGGGGAGATATATTATTTAAGGCGTGATTTTCGACGAGCGATAAAGGAATTCAGCAAGGTCATTAATGCCTATCCCTTTGCCAACAAGGTTCCCGATGCCTATTTCAAATTAGGTCTATGTCATTATAATCTCAGGAACTATCAGCAGGCGAAGAAGTTTTTTGAGCATACTGTTAGGCTATTTCCTCATAGTGAAGCCGCTTCACGGGCGAAGCGGATGCTTCAGAAACTAAAGGAAAGAAAATAA